A genomic region of Eucalyptus grandis isolate ANBG69807.140 chromosome 5, ASM1654582v1, whole genome shotgun sequence contains the following coding sequences:
- the LOC104447549 gene encoding uncharacterized protein LOC104447549 yields the protein MARAAAVRFGRWTAAAAFDDVGYAGGREGEGESLADLSDLVASFIEKEGAMRGGGGGGGDGGEEEEMGLEESESSCWSDSETTKDKLLGLFRGCGDDGDGDGVSDDARRKIRTEVEAAWGLMRNNGFSEGMKRQLVISLRLKGFDAGLCKSSWDRTSRHPAGAYEFVDVNVEGTRYIVEVSLAGQFEIARPSDHYTSLVDVFPPVFVGRPAELKQAIRLMCGAMKQSLQSTGLLIPPWRRKSYMKAKWFSNYKRTTLDEAAGVRRLPVRHESLAEISYRCKDDFTSKTTLRAGYLSKVFGGNGRGV from the exons ATGGCGAGAGCTGCGGCGGTCAGGTTCGGGCggtggacggcggcggcggccttcGACGACGTGGGGTATGCAGGGGGGCGCGAGGGCGAGGGGgagagcctcgccgatctgtcCGACCTCGTGGCGTCGTTCATCGAGAAGGAGGGAGCGATgagaggtggaggcggaggaggaggagatggaggagaggaggaggagatggggCTGGAGGAGTCGGAGAGCAGCTGCTGGTCCGACTCCGAGACGACCAAGGACAAGCTGCTCGGCTTGTTCCGTGGctgcggcgacgacggcgacggggACGGCGTTTCGGACGACGCGAGGAGGAAGATCCGGACGGAGGTCGAAGCTGCGTGGGGGTTGATGAGGAACAATGGGTTCTCGGAGGGGATGAAGCGTCAACTGGTGATCAGCTTGCGTCTCAAGGGCTTCGATGCTG GTCTCTGCAAATCAAGCTGGGACAGGACATCGAGGCATCCGGCCGGAGCCTACGAGTTTGTCGATGTCAATGTGGAAGGAACGCGCTACATCGTGGAGGTTTCTCTCGCCGGGCAGTTCGAAATTGCACGGCCCTCCGACCACTACACGTCGCTGGTCGATGTGTTCCCTCCGGTTTTTGTCGGCAGACCGGCGGAGCTAAAGCAGGCGATCAGGCTGATGTGCGGGGCGATGAAGCAATCCTTGCAAAGCACGGGGCTGCTCATCCCGCCGTGGAGGAGGAAGAGCTATATGAAGGCCAAGTGGTTCAGCAACTACAAGAGGACCACCCTCGACGAGGCTGCTGGCGTGAGAAGGCTACCTGTTAGGCACGAGAGTTTGGCTGAGATATCGTACCGCTGCAAGGACGACTTCACGAGCAAGACGACGCTGAGAGCAGGGTACTTAAGCAAGGTTTTTGGCGGCAACGGGAGGGGCGTGTGA
- the LOC104446307 gene encoding LOW QUALITY PROTEIN: nascent polypeptide-associated complex subunit alpha-like protein 2 (The sequence of the model RefSeq protein was modified relative to this genomic sequence to represent the inferred CDS: substituted 1 base at 1 genomic stop codon): protein MTPKLHPSTGCVRKFGGWWGDDEPIVEDVKDDNKDDEEDDEDDDEEDDDDKEDGAQGANGGSKXSRSEKKSRKAMLKLGMKPVSGVSRVTIKRTKNVLFFISNPDVFKSPHSKTYIIFGEAKIEDLSSQLQTQAAQLFRMPDMGSVMGRTDTSAAASAAQANEEEEEIDETGVEPRDIDLVMTQAGVSRNKAVKALKTHNGNIVGAIMELTT, encoded by the exons ATGACGCCCAAGCTCCATCCGTCTACTGGGTGTGTGCGAAAGTTCGGGGGTTGGTGGGGG GACGATGAACCCATTGTGGAGGACGTGAAGGACGACAACAAGGACGACGAGGAGGACGACGAGGATGACGACGAGGAGGACGATGACGATAAGGAAGATGGGGCTCAAG GTGCAAATGGGGGTTCGAAGTAGAGCAGAAGCGAGAAGAAGAGCCGCAAGGCTATGTTGAAGCTTGGCATGAAACCTGTAAGCGGTGTAAGCAGGGTCACCATCAAAAGAACCAAGAAT GTCCTATTCTTCATCTCAAATCCTGATGTCTTCAAGAGCCCTCACTCTAAGACTTATATCATATTTGGGGAGGCGAAGATCGAAGACTTGAGCTCACAACTGCAGACACAAGCTGCCCAGTTGTTCAGGATGCCCGACATGGGATCTGTGATGGGCAGGACAGACACTTCAGCCGCTGCCTCAGCAGCACAGGCtaatgaagaagaggaagagatcgATGAGACTGGGGTTGAGCCTCGCGACATTGACTTGGTGATGACCCAGGCTGGAGTTTCAAGGAACAAGGCCGTGAAGGCTCTCAAGACACACAATGGGAACATTGTTGGTGCTATCATGGAGCTTACTACCTAA